The Vigna unguiculata cultivar IT97K-499-35 chromosome 1, ASM411807v1, whole genome shotgun sequence nucleotide sequence aaaaaatggttaaatttaaaaaataataaagttgataaaataaatattttaatttaaaaaaacttttatttaaaggataaatttagaaaacaaatttgtaaaaaaaaaaaagagatcctttactttatatataagaaaactaacaaattatttttctccaaaaaatttcataaaataaatagaatggATGAAGTACAATTTTTCCTTATCTATAGCTATCTATAGCTACACAAGGGATATCCATTCATGGTAGTGACCcatgatataatttttaaaacattattatattgacacttttatatattttattagtatttattaattttcttttcttttattatatcaaatacATATTGGACACACTTACACCAATAATTCAAGGTGTGAAGTAGCTTTTGTTCTTGTGTTGGTAGATAACAACTTTAAATGCAGAAACAACTGACTTTAGTGATCTGTTTCGTATATCGAATCCTATTCATACTTGGCATGCCTTAGCAACAGTTGGTAactgttttaatattttgggtCGAAGAAAAAATTGCAGATGatccaaaaatataataaaaaattaaggaataaaagaaaatatttggaacATAACGTCATTTACGTGTTTGATACACAAAGTATACGAATAATTTTAAAGCACTGAGCACTCACTATAATAACAAGTCTACTTaacttgattaaaaaatattattttcattaaatcaagtagtttctattaatttttctaatggGTGGATATCAATTTAGTTCTATAAAGCACGactaaattattcttttaaaaaaattaatttagggaatatataaaaaatttaaactaactATATATTAGTTAGATAATGAAATGATTTACATATActgtcaaattattttttaaaactatatttgtgaacaaaacttaataaaaaaatataattagaaaacTATTTAcactttaagaaataaaatagacaTTTCATTGTTTAAAAAACGATAAATTGTTAGTATCCGACACATTTAAGAACTAATTAACCTGATCActcactaattttttattttataatttttaatatttcaaaattatataattaagacTGCTTTGAACTTtactgaaaattgaaaatttaaattatgcaCACTATATAAAAGGCATTATGTAAGTGCAATCCTTATTGTCTATGAGTTGGCATGCACATAGAAAATCAACCTCAACCCAGGGAATTTAAGTTTTACAACACATGGAATGTCTTCATAGAATAAACCACATTCAAAGACTTTGAAAAcgagtaaataaataaattaataaagtagCATGTCAAATTCTAGGACAATAGTTGGTAACTTCTAGTAAAGCAAagtatcacatttttttttaatttgttttacacAACGAAATTAACTAATAGTAAGAAAAGTTGCGTTAATCagaaagtaaaaacaaattgattCAAGTTTAGCTAATACAAGTAATTCATAAGGtgagaatatttattatttttcatggacttaattatttaatatatttagattAAAAGCTAAATGTAAAATTCTAATGGTATGTCTCAGAGTAACgaagcaatttatttttttttttaagaatttagatttctttataataaaatgctttgtttgaatagataaattaaaaagcatttaaaatgcaagcattgttttttttttttgaagtatttcaattaactaaattagtataaattcaaataccctcaaaataggtagaatttgaaattcttctcacgcAACCTCACACTCTGGACTCTTTGGTATACCCAACTAGCCAAACAGACCGGGTTAGCCCAACGACACAAACAGGTAGGGCGGGCCTGATGACCCAAATAGGTTGGGAAGGCCCGATGATGCACAAGGGCCAAGCGGGCCTAACAACCCACATACCCCAGGTGGGCTCGACAACCTAGATTTGTTGAGCGGGCTCGACAACCCAACGATGTCGGGTAGGCTCAACAACCTGTACGAGGTTGCCAACCCAAATGAGCCCAACGGGTCCGCCAACCCAAATAGACTTGACCGACCTGCCAAACCAAACATACTCAACTGATCTACTGACCCAAATGAGATCGACCAGCCCGACGACCTAGGCAATTCCCATTGGTCCGACGACCTAGCCAGGTCGGGCTGACCCAACAACACAGAGCGGTCGGGCAGGTTGATGACACAAACGGGCCCAAAATCCCAAATGGGTCGGGTGAGCCCAATGACCTAGTGGGGCCAAGCCAGGACAATGACCTAGACGAGTCAGTTTGGGTCCATGAACTTGACAGGCACGACTATCCCGTATGGGCCGTTGGGTTGGTCAGGTCTATCTGGATCGTCGAGCCAGCTCAACCCTTCTAGGTTGTTGGGTCTATTCATCTCGGTTGGGTAGTCGGGTTGGCTcggcccatctgggtcgtcgagcctgtttccaaatttattatgaactcaaaacataaataaGCCTAAAATAAgtattgttaaaatgaaattttatttcacaagaaattcaaatattttatccaaacaaaaaattgaaatataaggtATTtgaacaagttatttagaaaatgaaggaaatttaattgcaagtaattcaaatacagtgcatttcaatttctcaacaTTGTTAaaatgcttcatccaaacacaatgtaatggtgtgtttggatgaggcaaTTTGAGaaggtaatttatttatatggagaatttgaatttcttctaagTAAAACAACTTGTTTAGATGAGAAAATtagaaggaaattgaaattgagtaattttaagaggtatttcaaattaataaaatagtagaatttgaaattcactcaaaaagaGAGGAAATTGAAATTCCACAATGTGTGAAATTCCTCATTGTTCAGgattagaggtgtcaatttggctcAGACGACCCAAATGACCTAGATAGATTGTGCTAGGCCGACAACATACATGGGTCGGGCCAGCCTGACGATCCAGACATGCCCAATGACAAAGACGGGTCGGGTGGGCTGACGCTCAAGGCGGGCTGAGTAGGATTGACTACCAAAATGGGCCTGATGACCTAAATGGGTCCAATGACCAAGACGGGTCGAACGAGCTTGAAGACCCACACAAGCTGGATGGGCCGACAACCCAAATGGGTTGGAAAAGTCTGACAACCAAGATGGGTCGACGAGCTCAACAACCAAGATGGGTTAGGCGCCCGACGATCCTAAGGAGCCTGATCAGCCCGACAATCTTAACGGGTCGGGCCGGCCTAACGAACCAAACAAGCTTGACGACATAGACGGGCTGGGTCGGGTCGATGAACTAGTCGAGCTGGACTGCCCTAACTACTAAAATGACTCGAGTAGGGTCGACGACCTTGACGACCCCAATTGGCCCGACGACACAGAAAAGCCTAATCAACCCGACAACGCAAACGAGCCAGACCGACCGGATGACCTAGACTGGCCAGATTGGCCCAACAACCCAGACGGGCTCGATCAGCCCGATGACTCAGGTGGGCCCGACCAACCCAACAACCCAGACGGGCCTGACCGACTCAACGACCTTGATGGGTCAGACTGAAATGACACAGTCTTAAATTCATCCAAATTTGTCCGAGTTGACCTCAACcaaaatttggaaaattttgGTTGAGTCAACATCTGCTGAAACTTGGTCGAATGTGACTTAGTTAGCTCcaacctaaatttggccaaattggACTGAGTTTATGCTGGctaaaatttggtcgagtcggcTCGATAAAAATTTaactgaatttaaatattttaagttgacaATTATATTTGTTGAGTTTAGTTTCAAaacttatatgttaaaataaatattattaaaatgaaattgtatcttacaagagaaatttaattactttatttaaaaaaaattaaaatgtaagatatttcaattactgTATTAAAacagattatttaaaaaaaatgaaaaaaattcaattgcaaaaatttcaaatgtaatagaattgttaaaatatttcttcCGAAGACTAAGGTAAACCTAAACTATAGAAGAATgctaaaaatactaaaaaaatatatgaactGTATACTAATAATGTTCTCCACGGCGAAGAGGATATTTTTATCCCTTTGGTACACGTGTGAAGGCACTCAACACATCTTTTAGTTTATGCCTATGTACAGTTATCTGAGGCAgagtacaataataaataaagtactccatttttttctttatgtttccattattaaattttttttaatatctttcttttttatcccttttatgatttgatatgataaattttatatatagttttataagtatttttatgTTCTAGTACAAGACCAGATGAACTATATCAAATAATTCAAACCAAGTCTCGCATCAGTGGTAAGATATTTggttagtattttttttccttctatttatacgtcttgaaataaaataaaaaaatttgagaagtatattctttattaaatttatattcttaGCTTTTCAAAATTAGGGATGTTAATGGGACGGTACGGATATCATAATCGCATCCCCATcctcataataaaaattcatctccAAACTCAGCGgatatacaacttttgacccatcctcATCTTCACTGGATTacgaatatatttttatactcatacccatacccaatgGCGGATTTTCAAGCAATATTTTGGaggtgtcaaaattttggttgaattactctttggtccatttttttgtctaaaagtATCATGTTGGTCCTTTAGtatttttttcgtttcaatttggtctcaattttataaaagttaatgcaattttatctttttcgttaaatttcttgaagtaaaacaataatttttcatcaaaattgacactagaattatttatgtcaattacaccaacaaaacaaatcacTCTTATTcataacttcaattttgatgaaaaattcttgattttattcaataaatttaatgaaaaaaggataaaatcacatcatttttcaaaaatcagactaaattgagattaaaagaaactagaggatcaatttaatatttttgaatgaaaaaaatgaaccaaaagagtaatcctaaattttttatataaactagtcaaaacattatatttttttatgataataaaaaataataaaattacaattattgttattatgataattataaaattagatataaataattttttataattttagtattcttaatttttatttataatgattaaattaaaaaaataaaaatattaaattaaacaaataaccatttaaaagataatattaataaaataattatttttatttaaaaatatttaaaagataaaattgaaaaataaatgtgaaaaaaaatccttatatataaatataaatgtgtaaaaatttattagaataaaataatactaaaaatattaaatttgaaaaaaaaatcatttaaagtcatatattaaattatataatataaaataaaaaagaaatttgggGGCCATGGCCCGTGGCCTCCCTTCGTCCGAAGGATGGTTCACCACTGTCCATATCCATTCTTCTTATGTTTCAtctatcaattaaatattttttatacaaaattttaaaaatcacaccaaagaaattattatactatcaaatatttaatattaaaataaagtattcttttttcttttcatgatgttaaatattaagaaaaatattatagtagtataaatctcaaattaaagtatagagaaaaccaaataattatataaaaactaaacaattacacattactaaaattttataataaccaaaatatttattaattttacaaatgatcaatGGTTTCCTTTGTaatcgatccacctacacatagaaaaaaatgaaaaatgaaatatgatattataattgaaattgaaaattttaattactagaatataatatatcttcttcatcagattcatctTCACTCATGAGGACATCTTTTTCTCttgattttttaacacctacaaacaccaaatgtagaatattaaatgagaatttataaaaaaatactaacaataaatattaataaatttgagtaacttaccagATGGTTTGATATctatatccaacttcttgtacacatcaaagcctctataataatattatgcGTAATCTATCAAAGCCATCtatcaaactttaaatattatttttattatgcgTAATCTTCTCATATTCTCTTAAGATTTCAAAGTTTTGATATGTAACGATGTGTAACCTTGTGGTTGGATGGAGTATTTCAATAATGCtggaaaattgaaatgcattgtatttgaattgtttgcaattaaatttccttcattttctaaataacttgtttggataaagaaattaaaataccttacatttcaatttcatgtttggataaaacaattgaatttcttatgagataaaatttcatttaaacaatatttattttaggcttaattatatTTCGAGTCTTTGATAAATTTGCAAAACCTTCAATTGagtctttaataaattttgggttaattatgtttttagtctctgaaCTTTGACACAAAATTGGAAGTTGTCCCTGTCTGAAACTCCGATACATTCTGGTCCTTacactttaaaaatgaatgaatataatcaatttaactcaattacgttaactttttttattatcggGCGTTGTTTCATGTTagtattggagttgtttacactgtttgataCATTTCTGGTTCAATATCAACTGAAAAATGCATTAGACACCTCGAAAAAGGTTaacgtaattgggttaaaatgactatattcattcattttttaaagtttagatatcaaaatatatcaaagtttcagAGATGAACAAATTCCAATTTGGGGtaaaagttcagggactaaaaacatagttaacccATAGTTTTTTGTGTTCTATTAagtctttaaaattttgaaaattttcaattgggACCTATAGTTAGGTGTGATGGTTAACTTTGTGATGTAACACTTATAATGTTACTATCTATACATGTTGCtacataatattttgttacaagAGACCCGGATAACCAgatctttttcaaatatttattatatttgacgaaaataatttttaaatttaattaaaattataaattataaaattacaaaaatataaaacatctaattgtataattatgaaaacaaaattataatatttaaaattataaaatataaaattacaacaattaacaaattataaaaatatatgattttataattacgaaattataaaaatagaattataatttttattttttgtaattttatagttttataattataaattataaaactataaaattataaaattataaaactttaaattataaaataaaaattatatttgtatattttataattttgtaattatgaaattatatatttttctaatttaatatttttatattttttcagttacatattttatacttttgtaattttttttatttttataattttagttaaatttaaaaatgatttctgTTAAATACAGTTAatatttggaaaatattttgtcaacATTGTCTTTTGTAACAAATATTATATGACAATATTTATGGAAATTGACAATGAAAGATAACTATTAACTAACACATCACATAGTTAATAATTAGTActcaattaaaaagttttaaaattttaaggagAGACCACACAAATTTATTAGGGACTCAATTGaaagtttcaaatttattaaagacTTAAAACCTAATTAagcatttattttaatatataaaaattttaaattaaattttaaaaatattaatcaacttaaaatatttaaataatttatacggTTAAAGGTCCAAAGAGTTGAGGTtgtgagtgagaagaatttcgaATTTCACCTATTTTGAGAATATTtgaatttctattaatttaaaaattaaaatactttaaaataatatctacattttaaatgttttttaatttctttattcaaacaaaatatttcattactaaaaattttaaattatttaaataaatgaatcatcGTCTCGAATTATTTCGTCCAAACATATACTGAGCGATTACAATTAATAAAATCGATCTCCTTATTCATATTAACGttcttataaaaattgaatttttaattaaaatttattttgattatatatatattagtttacaattatttaaaaatactaataatagaAACTAATCACATTTAAATCCAATAACATCTTTTTGGTGATAAAGTTCTTCATTTAAACATTTAACGTAATTACATacctataatttaaattcaataattcTACTTAAGCAATAATCTCATATTCGTATAGCTTTATTATACTAGGAAAATTGACgtgcaaaaggaaaaaaaaaaacgaaacagTTACCCAATGTTTGGAAATTGTACatggataaaataaattagaaataaatataaagcatAGAATATGGAAGatggaataaaagaaaaagaaaaagtccgAAGTATAAAACTAGGAACTTCATTTAAAGACGATGCTCGTGCCATGCACACTCTTGACTCAACGGaacacaatattaaaataaaaaaataaaaggaagaagagaaaaaatgatCCTATTCATAGAGCCAGTagcataaaataaaacatcGGGTATTCAGTCAAAGTGTCAAAGCCACACGCATGATAATCCACGACGATGACAACGCCCactaacattaaaatatattttttctcaacAGAATaacatactatttttttaaaaattattcttcCAACCTTCATAAGTGGACCAATACCAACACATTAAATTAATCACCTTATTGAACAATTCTACGTCATCGTAAcaaaatctaattaattttaagttgttcaacaaataaaatattagcatttatatgataaaaaaatattttttttcatttttcacgcTTTTTTGaatcctttaaaaaaaaaaaaaaaacttgtggAATCCGTTGAAGGGGAATTTTTTCACGgaggagaagaaaaaataattagaagaaaaaggTAACATTATTCTTGTCGAATTATCCATCAATCACTTTATCTTGTGGGTTTGGCAATGACACGTGTCGTCATCTTATGTGAAGAAAATGACGTCAGTAGCCGCCGCCATTGCACACAATAATAATCCGAGAGAAAGGACAAAAGTGGTAGTAGTGTTCGCAATTGCATAATATCGCAACGTAATTGGGCCATTATCATGAAGTCACAAACTTTCTCTTGGTAGATGGCTAGCCATCACCAATTCCTCATGGTCCCCACTTTTTGAACTCATCTCTTCTTCTCTCGTTCATGCCCCCTTCCCATCTCAACCTAATCTCTTTCCACATGGCGACAAAATCCCACAACCATAAAATCCCATCTCTTCTCCCCACCCCAAAAATTTCAATCCTCTCTTTCCCTCTTCTTTTACCCATTTCTCTTCTTCTCCACATAATGGGAAGCCCTCAATCCAATTTGCCACCTGGTTTTAGGTTCCACCCAACAGATGAAGAACTCATTCTTCACTACCTTAGCAAAAGGGTTGCATCCATACCCTTACCCGTTTCCATCATTGCCGAGGTTGATATCTACAAGTTAGATCCATGGGACTTGCCAGGTTTTTCTCTCTTCCACTCCCTCTAAACAATGAATAATGCATGACCCATGTGCCAATCTAGTGTGAATGTGATGAGAAATGTGTCGAAATGAAAAAAAGACtgaaatttttcaattgtttaaaTTGTTCGAGTTTACTTATGATGTTTTGTTTGATGTGGTTTTTCAACAGCAAAGGCAACGTTCGGGGAGAAAGAATGGTACTTTTTCAGTCCCAGAGACCGGAAGTACCCAAATGGTGCAAGGCCAAACAGAGCAGCTGCTTCAGGGTATTGGAAGGCCACTGGCACAGATAAGACCATAGTCACATCATTGCAGGGTGGAGCAGTTCAAGAGAACATTGGTGTGAAGAAGGCTTTGGTGTTCTACAAAGGTAGACCCCCAAAGGGTGTCAAAACCAATTGGATCATGCATGAATATCGCCTTGTAGATAACAACAAACCCATTAAGCTCAAAGACTCCTCCATGAGAGTAAGTCCCCTACCTTTCATTACATTTTTTGTGTAAAAACAAGAACTGTGTTTTTTATGATGTTGTTTGGTTCTGATATGCATTAACTGTTGTTGCAGTTGGATGATTGGGTGTTGTGTCGGATTTACAAGAAATCCAAACATGCTCTAACTTCAACTGAGGCAGGAATAGGAGTTGGTGAGGTGGATCAAGCAGAGGAACAGCTATTCAATGACACCCTTTTGCCAATCTTAAAATCTCCGACACCTCCTCCTCAGAACACATTGATGTCTCAAAAATCTGTCTCCTTCTCCAACCTGTTGGATGCCATGGACTACTCTGTGCTCAGCAGTTTCTTGTCTGAGAACCATTCCAACCCACCAGGGATTGGATCAAGTGCAGGCTTCAACACTGAGAATTTGGAACACCAATCTTCTCCGATCAACACCCCCAACAATGGCTACACGTTTCAGAAGAACACCCAATTCAACCCTTCACTCTCCAACATGGAAAACATGAGGCCGAAGCGCCAATTTTCAAGCATTGATGATGAAACTCTGTACCCATCGAAGAAATACCTGAGTTCCTCTTGCAACTTTCCTTCCAACATCAACCCCCAGTACGAGAATCCACAATGGAACTACCTCGTCAAACAGTCTTTGCTGAATCAGCGGTTACTGCTTGGTCCTCAGCTTCAATTTCAAGGATAATCCAAACATACACCAACAAGTTATtaagtcagaaaaaaaaaaaaaacagaattgaaatagaaaaattacAGAGGAGTAAAATATTCAAAAGCTGAACCCACCAAAGAACACACCAATTTCATCATTAGATAAGAAGGGTTGGTAATTTAGCACATAGATATTGTTATAgcgttttttgttttttaattaatttgtgcTGGAGAATGAAGAATAGAAGGTAGCTTGAAAGAAGTAACAGTTTGGTATAGAATCAAAAGAAATATTCCATCATTCAAGGGGTCAAGAAACTGTAGAAACAAAATATC carries:
- the LOC114194335 gene encoding NAC transcription factor 29-like; translated protein: MATKSHNHKIPSLLPTPKISILSFPLLLPISLLLHIMGSPQSNLPPGFRFHPTDEELILHYLSKRVASIPLPVSIIAEVDIYKLDPWDLPAKATFGEKEWYFFSPRDRKYPNGARPNRAAASGYWKATGTDKTIVTSLQGGAVQENIGVKKALVFYKGRPPKGVKTNWIMHEYRLVDNNKPIKLKDSSMRLDDWVLCRIYKKSKHALTSTEAGIGVGEVDQAEEQLFNDTLLPILKSPTPPPQNTLMSQKSVSFSNLLDAMDYSVLSSFLSENHSNPPGIGSSAGFNTENLEHQSSPINTPNNGYTFQKNTQFNPSLSNMENMRPKRQFSSIDDETLYPSKKYLSSSCNFPSNINPQYENPQWNYLVKQSLLNQRLLLGPQLQFQG